Proteins encoded by one window of Candidatus Roizmanbacteria bacterium CG_4_9_14_0_2_um_filter_38_17:
- a CDS encoding phosphoribosylamine--glycine ligase, protein MVNTTKIGKKILIVGSGGREHALGWKLAQSPHVKKIYFTPGNGGTAEIGENIDITADNILGLLEFAKLNQIDLTVVGPEDPLSLGIVDEFQKADLAIFGPSKAAAKLESSKSWSSKFVEKYGIPAPRYKVFDSHQDAIKFVDSCNWGDLVIKADGLAAGKGVVLPSTKDEAKQTIVEMMREGKFKEAGRTVIIQERLRGMEISVIAICDGKDIKVMLPAKDHKRVNDEDEGLNTGGMGAYAPVPLLNKTMLDKIKKEILVPTVEGMISEKRPLVGVLYAGLMLTSSGPKVLEYNVRFGDPETQPQLVMLKSDLFEHLAACVEGKLKDEKITFFDGYAVTVVLASGGYPGFYTMGQLLHGLDQELPRDIVVFHAGTKLTQGQHFSVGGRVLSVTARGESLEKAVRQVYKVIDEGLVYFKSMHYRKDIARKALQPKK, encoded by the coding sequence ATGGTAAATACTACAAAAATAGGTAAAAAAATATTGATAGTTGGCAGCGGAGGTAGAGAGCATGCTTTAGGCTGGAAACTAGCTCAATCGCCACACGTTAAAAAAATATATTTTACTCCAGGAAATGGCGGAACGGCAGAGATAGGTGAGAATATTGATATTACTGCAGATAACATCTTGGGTCTTTTGGAGTTTGCAAAACTAAATCAGATAGATTTGACTGTCGTGGGACCAGAAGACCCACTTAGCTTAGGGATTGTAGATGAATTTCAGAAAGCGGACCTTGCAATATTTGGTCCAAGCAAGGCAGCGGCAAAACTTGAGTCTTCAAAAAGCTGGTCATCTAAGTTTGTAGAAAAATATGGCATTCCGGCTCCTAGATACAAAGTATTTGATTCACATCAGGATGCTATAAAATTTGTAGATTCTTGTAATTGGGGTGATTTGGTAATTAAGGCAGATGGATTGGCAGCAGGAAAGGGAGTTGTTTTACCTAGTACAAAAGATGAGGCAAAACAGACAATTGTGGAGATGATGCGGGAAGGTAAATTTAAGGAAGCGGGCCGAACAGTCATTATTCAGGAGAGGTTGCGGGGCATGGAGATTTCGGTTATTGCAATATGTGATGGAAAAGATATTAAAGTTATGCTACCCGCCAAAGACCATAAAAGAGTTAATGACGAAGATGAAGGACTAAATACTGGTGGAATGGGTGCATATGCGCCAGTTCCTTTGCTTAATAAAACAATGCTAGATAAGATTAAAAAGGAGATCTTGGTTCCAACTGTTGAGGGAATGATTAGTGAAAAGAGGCCACTTGTAGGAGTATTATATGCAGGGCTTATGCTAACTAGCAGTGGCCCAAAAGTTCTTGAGTACAATGTGCGTTTTGGTGATCCCGAGACTCAGCCTCAGCTAGTAATGCTAAAGTCAGATTTATTTGAACATTTAGCGGCCTGTGTAGAAGGTAAGCTTAAAGATGAGAAAATAACTTTTTTTGATGGCTACGCGGTTACGGTTGTATTGGCTTCGGGAGGTTATCCAGGATTTTATACAATGGGTCAGCTTTTGCATGGATTAGATCAAGAATTGCCTAGAGATATAGTGGTGTTCCATGCGGGTACCAAGCTAACCCAAGGTCAACATTTTAGTGTTGGTGGAAGGGTCTTAAGTGTTACAGCTCGCGGGGAAAGTCTAGAAAAAGCAGTAAGGCAAGTATATAAGGTTATTGATGAAGGGTTAGTGTATTTTAAGTCAATGCACTATAGAAAAGATATTGCTAGGAAGGCTTTACAACCAAAAAAATAA
- a CDS encoding phosphoribosylformylglycinamidine synthase encodes MINRIEISSSVQDAGAGILLAKLHKLGFAIKVKAVTLSQIYTVDGKLGKVQLDLVASMLTNPVTHKVVINSVGEIKKFNWALEIGFLPGVTDNVAKTTREAIENLLDIRFGESEDVYSSNMVYISGKLTRQEVGSIAANLANPLIMRIHIKSYKEFRKDNGMEEQVPRVKLDAMPSVIEVDLDVSDEELVEIGKEGIMGKKARRGPLALDLVYMREIRDYFRKLRRKPTDVELESIAQTWSEHCKHTIFADPIDEVKNGLYKEFIQKATKEIRLLKGKDDFCVSVFTDNSGAIKFDKNYLVTDKVETHNSPSALDPYGGAITGIVGVNRDTIGFGQGARPIANRYGFCFADPGDIAPLYKGKNKTQKMLSPKFIMEGVIEGVNVGGNCSGIPTPLGFLQFDSRYKGKPLVFVGTVGLIPTTIKGKASYKKRAKPGDYIVIIGGRVGKDGIHGATFSSEALDTGSPATAVQIGDPITQKKLSDAVVKEANRQKLFNSITDNGAGGISCSVAEMAKECSGCEVNLDKVPLKYPNLSPWEIWISESQERMTLAVPPVKWLRFKKLMESRGVEVANIGKFSSTGMCTVWYKDRKVMDLSMDFLHDGLPIRPMQTSFIRTRYKEPKIAHNKNLNKEILQMLGRVNLTGFEFISTQYDHEVQASSVLKPLQGKGRVNGEAAVIKPVFNSDRGVVLSHGLCPSYSDIDTYHMAACSIDTAVRNAVAVGANIDYLALLDNFCWCSSSDKARLGQLKRAAEACYDTAVSYGTPFISGKDSMFNDFKGYDDKGNPTIISIPPTLLISSIGVIEDIYKVVSLDFKFAGDYVYLLGETNDELGGSEYYSMLDEIGNNVPRVDAARNKRLYRAYYRAIQKNLISSGLAIGKGGLGVALAKKAIAGQLGVKVRISDLLGRDIDRIYTALFSESQGRLLVSVNPENAAEFEKEMLGQSIVKLGEVTKNSNFVVKDIVNLDLDKMTKVYRSSFKGY; translated from the coding sequence ATGATAAATCGGATCGAAATTAGCTCATCTGTCCAGGATGCGGGAGCTGGTATATTGCTTGCTAAACTTCATAAATTAGGTTTTGCGATCAAAGTAAAGGCTGTCACATTATCCCAGATTTACACAGTGGATGGTAAGCTGGGCAAAGTACAGCTAGATCTTGTAGCTTCTATGCTTACTAATCCCGTAACCCATAAAGTTGTTATTAATTCGGTAGGGGAGATTAAAAAATTTAATTGGGCGTTAGAGATTGGTTTTTTGCCGGGTGTCACAGATAATGTTGCAAAGACAACTAGGGAGGCAATTGAAAATTTGCTAGATATACGGTTTGGTGAGAGTGAAGATGTTTATAGCTCCAATATGGTCTATATTTCAGGCAAGTTAACACGACAAGAAGTTGGATCAATCGCAGCTAATTTGGCCAATCCTCTGATTATGAGAATCCATATTAAAAGCTATAAGGAGTTTAGAAAAGATAATGGTATGGAAGAACAAGTTCCAAGAGTTAAGCTTGATGCAATGCCTAGTGTAATTGAGGTTGATCTTGATGTCAGTGATGAGGAATTAGTTGAAATAGGCAAGGAAGGAATAATGGGGAAAAAGGCAAGAAGAGGGCCACTGGCGCTGGATTTAGTATATATGCGTGAAATTCGTGACTACTTCAGAAAACTTAGGAGGAAGCCAACGGATGTAGAACTGGAATCAATAGCGCAGACATGGTCTGAACATTGTAAGCATACAATATTCGCCGATCCAATTGATGAAGTAAAAAATGGGCTATATAAAGAGTTTATTCAAAAAGCTACAAAAGAGATACGACTGCTCAAGGGTAAGGATGATTTTTGTGTATCGGTATTTACTGATAACTCGGGAGCGATTAAGTTTGATAAGAATTATTTAGTAACGGATAAAGTAGAAACTCACAATAGCCCTTCAGCTTTGGATCCGTATGGCGGAGCAATTACAGGTATAGTTGGTGTAAATAGAGATACGATTGGATTTGGACAGGGGGCTAGACCCATTGCGAATAGGTATGGGTTTTGTTTTGCTGATCCAGGTGACATCGCCCCATTGTATAAAGGAAAAAATAAAACGCAAAAAATGCTATCTCCAAAATTCATCATGGAGGGGGTTATTGAGGGTGTGAATGTAGGTGGGAACTGTTCTGGTATTCCAACACCGCTTGGATTTTTACAGTTTGATAGCCGTTATAAAGGTAAGCCACTCGTATTCGTGGGAACCGTTGGTTTAATTCCTACTACGATTAAGGGAAAGGCGTCATATAAAAAGAGGGCAAAGCCAGGAGATTATATTGTGATAATTGGAGGAAGAGTAGGGAAAGATGGTATTCATGGGGCTACATTTTCATCCGAAGCTTTGGATACGGGTAGTCCTGCAACAGCAGTACAGATCGGTGATCCCATAACTCAAAAAAAGCTTTCAGACGCTGTGGTAAAGGAGGCAAATAGGCAAAAACTATTTAATAGTATTACAGATAATGGAGCAGGAGGTATTTCGTGTTCAGTAGCCGAAATGGCTAAAGAGTGTAGTGGTTGTGAAGTGAACTTGGATAAAGTACCCCTTAAATATCCCAATTTGTCACCGTGGGAGATCTGGATTTCAGAATCTCAAGAGAGAATGACACTTGCAGTTCCCCCAGTTAAGTGGCTTAGATTTAAAAAACTTATGGAGAGTAGGGGAGTAGAAGTTGCTAATATTGGTAAATTTAGTAGTACTGGAATGTGCACCGTTTGGTACAAAGACCGAAAAGTAATGGATTTAAGCATGGATTTTTTACATGATGGTCTACCAATTAGACCTATGCAAACTAGCTTTATAAGAACAAGGTATAAAGAACCAAAAATAGCTCATAATAAAAACTTAAATAAAGAAATATTACAGATGTTGGGAAGGGTAAATTTGACAGGGTTTGAATTTATTTCTACACAGTATGACCACGAAGTACAGGCAAGCTCGGTTCTTAAGCCTTTGCAAGGGAAGGGAAGAGTAAATGGAGAAGCAGCGGTAATAAAACCTGTTTTTAATTCTGATAGAGGAGTAGTGTTATCGCATGGGCTTTGCCCTTCGTATAGTGATATAGATACATATCATATGGCAGCTTGTTCTATAGATACAGCTGTTAGAAATGCGGTAGCGGTGGGCGCTAATATTGATTACTTGGCATTACTGGATAATTTTTGCTGGTGTAGCTCAAGTGATAAAGCACGGCTAGGACAGCTAAAAAGAGCAGCTGAGGCTTGTTATGATACGGCAGTTTCTTATGGCACCCCGTTTATATCTGGTAAAGACAGCATGTTTAATGATTTCAAGGGTTATGATGATAAAGGTAATCCAACCATAATCTCTATCCCCCCTACTTTACTTATATCCTCTATTGGTGTCATTGAGGATATATATAAAGTAGTAAGCTTAGACTTTAAATTTGCTGGTGATTACGTCTATTTACTTGGAGAGACAAACGATGAGTTGGGTGGCAGTGAGTATTATTCGATGCTTGATGAGATCGGAAATAATGTGCCAAGGGTCGATGCCGCAAGAAACAAGAGGCTTTACAGGGCATATTACAGAGCCATACAGAAGAATTTAATTTCTTCTGGCTTGGCAATTGGTAAAGGTGGACTTGGTGTTGCACTGGCTAAAAAAGCTATTGCTGGTCAGCTGGGAGTTAAAGTTAGAATTAGTGATTTGCTAGGTAGAGACATAGATAGAATCTATACAGCTTTATTTAGCGAGAGCCAAGGAAGACTTTTGGTGAGCGTAAACCCAGAAAACGCAGCTGAGTTTGAAAAGGAAATGTTAGGTCAGTCAATTGTTAAACTCGGTGAAGTAACCAAAAATAGTAATTTTGTTGTTAAAGACATAGTTAATCTAGATTTGGATAAAATGACAAAAGTATATAGGTCAAGTTTTAAAGGATATTGA
- a CDS encoding phosphoribosylformylglycinamidine synthase, giving the protein MKPKVLVFSGYGLNCEEETKYAFDLVGADATIVHINDLIANKKLLNKYQILAFPGGFAYGDDTGAGNAYANKLKNNLWEDLVRFINRDTLTIGICNGFQIIANLGLLPAINNKYGERQIALLANDSVRYIVRWVDLKVESSSPWLNGIKELSIPIAHGEGKFYAESTLLDKLESEGQIALTYTNGPICEHFEYDANPNGSLRDIAGVTDPTGRILGLMPHPERGMFFTQLPHWTYLKEQHLREGRKFPKYADGLKIFKNAVKCFK; this is encoded by the coding sequence ATGAAACCAAAAGTATTAGTATTTTCTGGCTATGGTTTAAATTGTGAAGAGGAGACAAAATATGCTTTTGATTTGGTTGGAGCAGACGCTACTATTGTTCATATTAATGATCTTATTGCCAACAAAAAACTGCTAAATAAATACCAAATATTGGCATTTCCAGGGGGCTTTGCCTATGGAGATGATACGGGAGCAGGTAATGCATATGCAAATAAACTCAAAAACAACCTGTGGGAGGATTTAGTCAGGTTTATTAATAGAGACACACTTACAATTGGAATCTGTAACGGTTTTCAGATTATTGCTAACCTTGGTTTGCTGCCCGCAATAAATAATAAATATGGCGAAAGACAAATAGCTCTATTGGCAAATGATTCAGTAAGATATATCGTTCGCTGGGTGGACCTTAAAGTAGAAAGTAGCTCTCCTTGGCTTAATGGAATTAAGGAACTATCTATTCCTATTGCTCATGGAGAGGGAAAGTTTTATGCAGAAAGCACTCTCTTAGATAAGTTAGAAAGTGAAGGTCAAATTGCATTAACATATACAAATGGTCCTATCTGTGAGCACTTTGAGTATGATGCAAATCCCAATGGCTCTCTTCGGGATATTGCAGGTGTTACTGATCCAACTGGTAGAATACTTGGGTTAATGCCACATCCAGAGCGCGGAATGTTCTTTACTCAGCTTCCCCACTGGACATATCTAAAAGAGCAACATTTGAGAGAAGGTAGGAAGTTTCCAAAATATGCAGACGGCCTAAAGATATTCAAAAATGCTGTGAAGTGTTTTAAATAA
- the purK gene encoding 5-(carboxyamino)imidazole ribonucleotide synthase — protein sequence MFGNRIGIVGGGQLGRMLGFAAKKMGFYVMVTDPTPNSPAGQVVDHQIVANYQDEKAIRELGENSDFLTFEIELANAEILKELSDKGLQINPSAKTLGIIKDKLEQKKFLQKAKVPTAKFMEVKSREDIIKAGAKFGYPLMLKARFDAYDGRGNAVIKTKENINQALIKLDGRRLYVEAWVKFEKELAVMVARSTSGDIKSFPVVETLHKNNICHLVFAPAQVKGKIIKNAQKLAKNVMKSLGGAGVFGIEMFLTDKGQVLINELAPRVHNSGHYTMEGCATSQFEQHIRAITGMPLGDTKLIHPAVVMINILGEREGIAQPDGLHMVHKLPGTSVHIYGKLETRPERKMGHITVVADDINTAHKLALKARKFVKI from the coding sequence ATGTTTGGTAATAGAATAGGTATTGTGGGTGGGGGACAATTAGGGAGGATGCTGGGATTTGCTGCTAAGAAAATGGGGTTTTATGTTATGGTAACTGATCCAACTCCCAATAGCCCTGCGGGGCAGGTAGTAGATCATCAGATAGTTGCGAATTATCAGGACGAGAAAGCTATTAGAGAGTTAGGAGAAAACTCGGATTTTCTTACTTTTGAGATAGAGCTAGCAAATGCAGAAATATTAAAAGAGCTATCAGATAAAGGTTTACAGATTAATCCATCTGCAAAAACATTGGGTATTATAAAAGATAAGCTGGAGCAGAAAAAATTTCTACAAAAAGCAAAAGTACCAACAGCTAAGTTTATGGAAGTTAAATCTCGGGAAGATATTATTAAGGCAGGAGCGAAATTTGGTTATCCACTGATGCTGAAAGCTAGATTTGATGCCTATGATGGAAGAGGCAACGCAGTTATAAAAACAAAGGAAAATATTAATCAAGCTCTGATAAAACTTGATGGTCGCAGATTATATGTGGAGGCCTGGGTGAAGTTTGAGAAAGAGTTGGCTGTAATGGTAGCAAGATCAACTAGTGGTGATATAAAATCATTCCCTGTTGTAGAAACTCTGCATAAGAATAATATTTGTCACTTAGTGTTTGCACCTGCGCAAGTGAAGGGAAAAATAATAAAAAACGCCCAGAAACTGGCTAAAAATGTTATGAAAAGTTTAGGAGGAGCTGGAGTGTTTGGGATAGAGATGTTTTTGACAGATAAAGGGCAAGTGCTAATTAATGAATTAGCTCCCAGAGTTCATAACTCGGGTCACTATACTATGGAAGGATGTGCGACTTCCCAGTTTGAGCAGCATATTAGAGCAATTACAGGAATGCCCTTGGGAGATACTAAACTTATTCATCCAGCTGTAGTAATGATAAACATTCTTGGTGAAAGAGAAGGCATTGCCCAACCCGATGGGCTGCATATGGTTCATAAGTTACCTGGTACCTCTGTGCATATATATGGAAAACTTGAGACAAGACCTGAGCGGAAAATGGGCCACATTACGGTAGTTGCAGATGATATAAATACTGCACATAAACTAGCACTAAAAGCTCGTAAATTTGTTAAAATATAA
- the purE gene encoding 5-(carboxyamino)imidazole ribonucleotide mutase codes for MKSKKTCLIGIIMGSDSDLLVMREAALVLEELGVGYELTIVSAHRTPSRMTEYAAGAAKRNIKVIIAGAGGAAHLPGMTAAITTLPVIGVPIKTSTLNGIDSLYSIVQMPKGIPVATVAINGAKNAGILAAQIIATGDKKLHNLIGKFRKAQEDEVLVKAERLERVGFKEYE; via the coding sequence ATGAAAAGTAAAAAAACTTGCTTAATAGGAATAATTATGGGAAGTGATTCAGATCTTCTCGTAATGAGAGAGGCAGCACTTGTGCTAGAAGAGTTGGGAGTAGGGTATGAGTTAACTATAGTCTCTGCGCATAGAACACCAAGTAGAATGACTGAGTATGCCGCAGGTGCTGCAAAGCGCAATATAAAAGTAATAATTGCTGGAGCTGGAGGAGCGGCACACTTACCTGGAATGACTGCTGCCATAACTACACTACCAGTAATAGGGGTTCCTATTAAGACAAGTACACTGAACGGTATTGATTCACTATATTCAATTGTGCAAATGCCAAAAGGTATACCGGTTGCAACAGTTGCAATCAATGGGGCAAAGAATGCGGGTATTTTAGCGGCACAAATTATTGCAACTGGAGATAAAAAACTACATAATTTGATTGGGAAATTTAGAAAAGCCCAAGAGGATGAAGTTCTTGTAAAAGCAGAAAGACTAGAGAGGGTAGGGTTTAAGGAGTATGAGTAA
- a CDS encoding phosphoribosylaminoimidazolesuccinocarboxamide synthase, which produces MSKIQDSIPNILETVNIKGVGSKHSGKVRDFYILGDRRILITTDRQSAFNYNLGLVPYKGAVLNQLSKFWFDRSQNIIPNHMIAIPDPNVMIAKNCKPIPIEMVVRGYMSGVTITSIWHSYQKGERNIYGIDFPNGLNKNEKLSKPMLTPTTHPDPESGSHDDERLTRAEILDKQIIPTEQYLQMEKVALELFKLGSDVCKKSGLILVDTKYEFGIYEDKLIQIDEMHTPDSSRFWIADTYEERISKGEEPDNFDKEFLRLYYTTKLGYKGTGEPQQMPEELTIDLAQRYIDVYEKQTGEKFELFDYPIEDRIRENVAKYLANNP; this is translated from the coding sequence ATGAGTAAAATACAAGATTCGATTCCGAATATTTTAGAAACAGTAAATATTAAAGGTGTGGGTAGCAAACATTCTGGTAAAGTTCGGGACTTTTATATATTAGGAGATAGGCGTATTTTGATTACAACAGATCGCCAGTCTGCATTTAACTATAACTTAGGATTAGTGCCATACAAGGGAGCGGTATTAAATCAGCTGTCTAAGTTTTGGTTTGATAGATCGCAGAATATTATTCCTAACCACATGATAGCAATTCCGGACCCTAATGTGATGATCGCTAAAAACTGTAAACCCATACCTATCGAGATGGTTGTTAGGGGATATATGAGTGGAGTGACCATTACCTCTATTTGGCATTCTTATCAAAAGGGTGAGAGAAATATTTATGGGATAGACTTTCCAAATGGTTTAAATAAGAATGAAAAACTTTCTAAACCAATGCTTACGCCTACAACTCATCCTGATCCCGAGAGTGGTAGCCACGATGATGAGAGACTAACTAGAGCTGAGATACTAGACAAGCAAATTATACCTACAGAGCAGTATCTCCAGATGGAGAAGGTGGCCTTAGAATTATTTAAGCTTGGTTCGGATGTATGTAAAAAAAGTGGATTAATACTAGTAGATACTAAATATGAGTTTGGAATCTATGAAGACAAGTTAATTCAGATTGATGAGATGCATACGCCTGATTCTTCGCGCTTCTGGATTGCAGATACTTATGAGGAGCGAATTAGTAAAGGCGAGGAACCAGATAACTTTGACAAGGAATTCTTAAGGCTCTATTACACCACTAAACTTGGTTATAAGGGAACAGGAGAGCCACAACAAATGCCAGAAGAGCTAACTATAGACTTGGCACAGAGATATATAGATGTGTACGAGAAGCAAACAGGTGAAAAATTTGAACTATTTGACTACCCAATAGAAGATAGAATTAGAGAAAATGTAGCTAAGTATTTAGCTAATAATCCTTAG
- the rplS gene encoding 50S ribosomal protein L19 — translation MSIFAQHNDIQFAVGDTIRVNYKIIERVKKVGTAKREVKEEVHERIQPFEGIVVGIKGGSATKSFTIRKIASYNVAVERIIPISSPWLKSIEIVSQGKVRRGKLGYLRTRTGKSATYIKPKVVEEKKIVKKAKSTKVAKTAKKK, via the coding sequence ATGTCAATATTTGCACAGCACAATGATATTCAGTTTGCAGTAGGAGATACCATAAGGGTTAACTATAAAATTATAGAGAGAGTAAAAAAGGTTGGTACTGCAAAAAGAGAAGTAAAGGAAGAAGTTCACGAACGTATTCAACCATTTGAAGGGATCGTGGTAGGAATTAAAGGTGGAAGTGCAACGAAATCGTTTACTATACGCAAAATTGCAAGTTATAATGTTGCAGTTGAGAGAATTATTCCAATTTCTTCACCTTGGTTAAAAAGTATTGAAATTGTAAGCCAAGGTAAAGTAAGAAGAGGGAAGCTAGGGTACCTTCGAACCCGCACGGGAAAATCTGCTACATATATTAAACCAAAAGTTGTTGAAGAAAAGAAAATAGTTAAGAAAGCTAAATCTACAAAAGTTGCTAAAACAGCAAAAAAGAAATAA
- a CDS encoding peptidylprolyl isomerase has product MKKNTNTDKQVDIGLSVPQAISESQPVSTSPDDSNTAVVTELLAEDIVVGSGAEATSGATISVHYTGRLLNGTKFDSSLDRGAPFSFTLGVGQVIPGWDQGVQGMKVGGTRKLTIPSDLAYGETGQGPIPPNSPLLFEVELLAVE; this is encoded by the coding sequence ATGAAAAAGAATACAAATACAGACAAACAGGTGGATATTGGTCTCAGCGTACCTCAAGCAATCTCTGAATCACAACCAGTTTCCACAAGCCCAGATGACTCCAATACCGCAGTCGTTACAGAATTACTAGCAGAAGATATTGTAGTTGGCAGTGGTGCGGAAGCAACTTCCGGAGCTACAATTTCTGTACATTACACTGGAAGACTACTTAATGGAACCAAGTTTGATAGTTCACTGGATCGAGGAGCTCCATTTAGCTTTACTCTTGGCGTAGGCCAGGTAATTCCAGGATGGGATCAAGGGGTTCAGGGTATGAAAGTAGGAGGAACGCGCAAGCTAACAATACCTTCAGATCTTGCATACGGAGAGACTGGTCAAGGGCCAATTCCTCCAAACTCACCATTACTCTTTGAAGTAGAACTCTTAGCTGTAGAATAA
- a CDS encoding class 1 fructose-bisphosphatase: MIWYTLFCSMNVQTLQVYSKENDGELFQVIESLAMAGKKIAKDINRAGLIDLLGLTGEVNVQGEEVKKLDEFSNKVFEEELGKSGAVAGYASEENEGVVDYSNSGQYIVSVDPLDGSSNIDANVSVGSIFSVLKRISRDKVSEVDFLQKGSEQVMAGYFLYGSSTMLVYSTGSRVNGFTKDPDTGDFILSHENIKTPEEGIVYSINESYSLNWDSKLTKYIELLKGKKYKARYIGSLVSDFHRNLLYGGIYVYPADSKNVDGKLRLVYECNPIAFVVTQAGGRATNGDEDILDIIPTKVHQRTPFYVGSKGDIELWKEVDQK; the protein is encoded by the coding sequence ATGATATGGTATACTTTGTTTTGTAGTATGAACGTACAAACACTTCAGGTTTATTCCAAGGAGAATGATGGCGAACTTTTTCAGGTTATTGAAAGTTTAGCTATGGCTGGCAAAAAAATAGCTAAAGATATAAATAGAGCTGGCTTGATAGATTTGTTAGGTCTAACGGGAGAGGTAAATGTTCAAGGTGAAGAAGTTAAAAAATTAGATGAGTTTTCTAATAAAGTATTTGAAGAAGAGCTAGGCAAATCTGGAGCTGTAGCAGGGTATGCTTCTGAGGAAAACGAGGGTGTTGTGGACTATAGTAATAGTGGGCAATATATAGTAAGTGTTGACCCACTGGATGGATCTTCCAATATTGATGCAAATGTTAGCGTAGGTAGTATATTTTCAGTTTTGAAAAGAATAAGTAGAGATAAGGTTAGTGAGGTTGATTTCTTGCAAAAGGGGAGTGAGCAAGTTATGGCAGGGTATTTCCTATATGGGTCGAGCACAATGCTAGTGTATTCTACAGGTAGTAGGGTAAATGGCTTTACCAAGGACCCGGATACTGGCGATTTTATACTATCACATGAAAACATTAAAACCCCAGAGGAAGGCATTGTATATAGTATTAATGAAAGTTATTCGCTAAATTGGGATAGTAAGTTAACAAAATATATTGAACTTCTGAAAGGTAAGAAATATAAAGCAAGATACATTGGATCTTTGGTTTCGGACTTTCATCGCAATTTATTATATGGAGGAATATACGTATACCCAGCTGATAGTAAAAATGTTGACGGAAAGTTAAGACTTGTTTATGAATGCAATCCTATAGCGTTTGTAGTTACTCAAGCTGGGGGGAGAGCAACTAATGGTGATGAAGATATTTTAGATATAATCCCTACAAAAGTTCATCAAAGAACACCATTTTATGTAGGAAGTAAGGGAGATATTGAATTATGGAAGGAGGTAGATCAAAAGTAA
- a CDS encoding fructose-bisphosphate aldolase class I: MDKQKLEDIAKKIVAKSKGILAADESSGTIKKRLDSINVESTEDSRRNYRQLLFEASGIENYISGVILFDETIRQQTDAGKKLIEILSDKNIIAGIKVDMGAKDLAFYPGEKITEGLTGLRERLAEYSELGAGFSKWRAVIELGDGIPTDACIDANTHALARYAALSQEAGIVPVVEPEVLMTGTHTIEEHAEITKKTLQIVFKELNKYRVHIPGMLLKPNMIATGLDGDIQSTSQEVAEATLAVFKEVLPDELPGIVFLSGGLSPDSATAHLAAINSRGDQPWELSYSFGRALQGEALDVWQGKSENTEAAQKALIERAKKVSQARDGI; the protein is encoded by the coding sequence ATGGATAAACAGAAATTAGAAGATATAGCAAAAAAAATAGTAGCAAAGAGTAAAGGAATTTTAGCAGCAGATGAAAGCTCTGGTACCATTAAAAAAAGATTAGATAGCATTAATGTGGAGTCTACTGAAGATAGCCGCAGAAACTACAGACAACTTTTGTTTGAAGCTTCTGGAATTGAGAACTATATTAGCGGTGTGATTCTTTTTGACGAAACAATAAGACAACAAACAGATGCTGGAAAGAAACTGATTGAGATTTTGAGTGATAAAAACATAATCGCTGGTATTAAAGTAGATATGGGGGCAAAAGATTTAGCTTTCTATCCTGGTGAAAAAATAACTGAGGGTTTAACTGGTTTGAGAGAAAGATTAGCTGAATATAGTGAATTGGGAGCTGGTTTTTCCAAATGGAGAGCTGTTATTGAACTGGGAGACGGCATTCCAACCGACGCGTGTATAGATGCTAATACTCATGCACTAGCAAGATATGCAGCTTTATCACAAGAAGCAGGCATAGTTCCCGTTGTGGAACCAGAGGTTCTAATGACTGGAACTCACACAATTGAGGAGCACGCTGAAATAACAAAAAAAACACTACAGATAGTGTTTAAGGAGCTTAATAAGTATAGGGTACATATTCCAGGAATGCTTTTAAAGCCAAATATGATAGCAACTGGCCTTGATGGAGATATACAGTCGACGTCTCAGGAAGTAGCAGAGGCAACTTTAGCAGTCTTTAAGGAAGTTTTACCAGATGAATTACCAGGAATAGTATTTTTATCAGGGGGTTTATCTCCGGATAGTGCAACTGCGCATTTGGCAGCAATTAACTCAAGAGGAGATCAGCCATGGGAATTAAGTTATTCGTTTGGAAGAGCGCTGCAGGGAGAAGCATTAGATGTGTGGCAAGGTAAATCAGAAAATACTGAAGCTGCACAAAAAGCATTAATTGAGAGAGCAAAAAAAGTGTCTCAGGCACGAGACGGTATTTAG